A DNA window from Pseudomonas tohonis contains the following coding sequences:
- a CDS encoding C40 family peptidase: MPALHRLALIALLALLGACSSHAPAPAPVYTPPVVQAPSSPAADDVLFRALGLVGTPYRYGGNTPDSGFDCSGLIGYVYRDAAGISLPRSTRELIAMRVPTIGMNALQSGDLVFVATNGGGQVSHAGIYVGEGRFVHAPSSGGTVRLDSLSNSYWQKSYLNAKRVLLDSHLASTP; the protein is encoded by the coding sequence ATGCCCGCATTGCACCGTCTTGCCCTCATCGCGCTGCTCGCCCTCCTCGGTGCCTGCTCCAGCCATGCGCCGGCTCCCGCTCCCGTCTACACCCCGCCCGTGGTCCAGGCGCCGTCCTCGCCAGCGGCCGATGACGTGCTGTTCCGTGCACTCGGTCTGGTGGGCACCCCCTATCGCTACGGTGGCAACACCCCGGACAGCGGCTTCGACTGCAGCGGCCTGATCGGCTACGTCTACCGCGACGCCGCCGGCATCAGCCTGCCGCGTTCCACCCGCGAGCTCATCGCCATGCGCGTGCCGACTATCGGCATGAACGCCCTGCAGAGCGGTGACCTGGTGTTCGTCGCCACCAACGGCGGCGGCCAGGTCAGCCACGCCGGCATCTACGTGGGCGAGGGCCGCTTCGTCCACGCGCCCTCCAGTGGCGGAACGGTGCGCCTCGACAGCCTGTCCAACAGCTACTGGCAGAAAAGCTACCTGAACGCCAAGCGCGTGCTGCTCGATTCGCACCTGGCGAGCACGCCCTGA